One region of Gossypium raimondii isolate GPD5lz chromosome 6, ASM2569854v1, whole genome shotgun sequence genomic DNA includes:
- the LOC105774519 gene encoding transmembrane 9 superfamily member 8, whose protein sequence is MESQSRSIHNKRWMAMIPALLFLSLIHGVHCFYLPGVAPEDFQKGDPLKVKVNKLTSIKTQLPYSYYSLPFCTPEKIVDSAENLGEVLRGDRIENSPYAFTMQEPQLCTVLCRIMIDAKTAKQFKEKVDDEYRVNMILDNLPLVVPIKRLDQASNTVYQLGYHIGLKGQYAGNKEEKYFIHNHLAFTVKYHRDLQTGSSRIVGFEVKPYSIKHEYEGKWSEKTRLTTCDPHMKRMVVNSNTPLEVEVNKEIIFSYDVEYQESDVKWASRWDSYLLMSDDQIHWFSIVNSLMIVLFLTGMVAMIMLRTLYRDISKYNELETQEEALEETGWKLVHGDVFRPPSNSDLLCVYVGTGVQFLGMVLVTMIFAVLGFLSPSNRGGLMTAMLLLWVSMGIFAGYASTNLYKMFKGAEWKKIAAKTAFMFPAIVFVIFFVLNALIWGQKSSGAVPFGTMFALVFLWFGISVPLVIVGGYVGFKKPAMEDPVKTNKIPRQIPEQAWYMNPIFSILIGGILPFGAVFIELFFILTSIWLNQFYYMFGFLFLVFIILLITCAEITIVLCYFQLCSEDYKWWWRSYLTSGSSALYLFLYAAFYFFTKLEITKLVSGLLYFGYMLIASYAFFVLTGTIGFYACFCFTRLIYSSLKID, encoded by the exons ATGGAATCTCAATCGAGATCTATCCACAATAAACGCTGGATGGCAATGATTCCGGCGCTTCTCTTCCTGTCTCTGATCCACGGCGTTCACTGCTTCTACCTTCCCGGCGTCGCCCCCGAGGACTTCCAAAAG GGAGATCCtttgaaagtgaaagtgaacaAATTGACGTCTATAAAGACACAACTTCCTTACTCCTATTATTCGCTTCCTTTTTGTACACCAGAAAAGATAGTGGACAGTGCGGAGAATCTTGGGGAAGTGCTTCGTGGTGACCGTATTGAAAACTCTCCTTACGCA TTTACAATGCAAGAGCCACAATTGTGTACTGTTCTTTGCCGGATTATGATTGATGCCAAAACTGCAAAGCAGTTTAAAGAGAAGGTTGACGATGAATATCGAGTCAACAT GATCCTGGATAACCTTCCCCTTGTTGTCCCTATTAAAAGATTAGATCAGGCTTCTAATACTGTTTATCAGCTTGGCTACCATATTGGGCTTAAAGGCCAATATGCCGGG AACAAGgaggaaaaatatttcattcaCAACCATTTGGCATTTACGGTCAAGTATCATAGGGATCTGCAAACTGGCTCCTCTAGAATTGTGGGATTTGAGGTTAAACCATACAG TATTAAACATGAATACGAGGGGAAATGGAGTGAGAAAACTCGTTTAACAACATGTGACCCCCATATGAAACGCATGGTAGTTAATTCTAACACTCCTCTAGAAGTTGAAGTAAACAAGGAAATTATATTCAGCTATGATGTTGAGTACCAG GAGAGTGATGTGAAGTGGGCATCTAGATGGGATTCGTATCTTTTAATGAGTGATGACCAAATACACTGGTTCTCAATTGTCAACTCTTTGATGATTGTCCTTTTCCTTACGGGCATGGTAGCTATGATTATGCTAAGAACACTTTACCGTGACATTTCTAAGTATAATGAGCTTGAGACCCAGGAAGAAGCCTTAGAAGAGACAGGTTGGAAGCTCGTACATGGTGATGTTTTCAGGCCTCCGTCTAATTCTGATCTACTCTGTGTTTATGTTGGCACTGGTGTTCAATTTTTGGGCATGGTACTTGTTACCATGATCTTTGCCGTTCTTGGATTTCTTTCCCCTTCAAACAGAGGTGGTCTCATGACAGCTATGCTCTTACTTTGGGTTTCCATGGGCATTTTTGCTGGCTATGCCTCTACCAATCTATACAAAATGTTTAAAGGAGCAGAGTGGAAGAAAATAGCTGCCAAGACTGCATTCATGTTCCCAGCCATTGTCTTCGTTATCTTTTTTGTTCTAAATGCTCTCATATGGGGCCAGAAGTCTTCTGGGGCTGTACCATTTGGAACTATGTTTGCTTTGGTCTTCCTATGGTTTGGAATTTCAGTTCCACTTGTTATCGTGGGCGGTTATGTTGGCTTCAAGAAGCCAGCAATGGAGGATCCTGTGAAGACGAATAAAATCCCAAGGCAAATACCTGAGCAGGCTTGGTACATGAACCCAATCTTCTCCATTCTGATCGGAGGAATACTTCCATTTGGAGCTGTTTTCATCGAACTGTTCTTCATTCTTACCTCAATCTGGCTGAATCAGTTTTACTACATGTTTGGTTTCCTGTTCTTGGTCTTCATTATCCTCCTTATCACTTGCGCTGAAATAACCATCGTGCTTTGCTACTTCCAGTTATGCAGTGAAGATTACAAGTGGTGGTGGAGGTCATATCTCACATCCGGCTCCTCGGCCCTGTACCTATTCCTCTATGCTGCATTCTACTTTTTCACCAAGCTGGAGATCACTAAGCTTGTTTCTGGCCTCCTATACTTTGGATACATGTTAATTgcttcatatgcattttttGTGCTAACCGGCACCATTGGATTTTATGCGTGCTTTTGCTTCACAAGGCTTATCTACTCATCTCTCAAGATCGATTAA
- the LOC105771833 gene encoding early nodulin-like protein 1 gives MGERFRPKEGTWPTVTFTHRHEYEDGSTKVMLQQSGPFYFTRGAKGHCEQGLKLVVVMLSPRHRYTGISPAPSPADFEGAAIAPTSNASGLKAGLLVTLLPLVLVVL, from the exons ATGGGTGAGAGATTTAGGCCAAAGGAAGGCACATGGCCAACAGTAACATTTACACACCGTCATG AGTACGAGGATGGAAGCACCAAGGTGATGCTCCAACAATCAGGCCCATTTTACTTCACTAGAGGAGCTAAGGGTCATTGTGAGCAAGGCCTGAAGTTGGTGGTTGTCATGTTGTCTCCACGGCATAGGTACACCGGAATCTCTCCAGCACCTTCTCCGGCGGATTTTGAAGGAGCTGCCATTGCTCCGACCAGCAATGCTTCAGGTTTGAAGGCTGGATTGTTAGTGACACTGTTGCCTTTGGTCTTGGTGGTTCTATGA